In the Rhodobacteraceae bacterium M382 genome, one interval contains:
- a CDS encoding TRAP transporter small permease produces the protein MSSSDSEHTLVIESGGQDGPKKVTDELPIVIGYPMKGIAFAMRQIVTFTGFLMALTFGAVVVIRYGFGGDLFAYEEWLLGLSIIGFFAGAVLASARNLHINADILGIVIQNPRLIWWRGFVVLAVELIVILFLMYACYISLLDDFSFPRLRATPVLRIPFVTWRIGIMIAFGFMAMFTAAYLYVHIRKGLGLPLKSDIAQEAAQ, from the coding sequence ATGTCAAGTTCAGACAGTGAACACACATTAGTCATTGAAAGCGGAGGGCAAGACGGCCCGAAGAAAGTCACTGATGAATTGCCGATTGTTATTGGTTACCCGATGAAGGGGATCGCATTTGCCATGCGGCAGATCGTGACATTCACCGGGTTCTTGATGGCACTCACGTTTGGGGCGGTTGTTGTAATCAGATACGGTTTTGGTGGTGATCTATTTGCCTATGAGGAATGGCTTCTGGGTCTCAGCATCATTGGCTTTTTTGCGGGTGCTGTTCTGGCGTCTGCCCGCAATTTGCATATCAACGCGGACATTCTGGGCATCGTGATTCAAAACCCGCGACTGATCTGGTGGCGCGGTTTCGTCGTTTTGGCCGTTGAATTGATCGTGATCTTGTTTCTGATGTACGCCTGCTACATCTCCTTGCTTGATGATTTCTCTTTTCCGCGGCTGCGTGCAACGCCGGTTCTGCGAATTCCATTTGTCACCTGGAGGATCGGGATCATGATTGCCTTCGGATTTATGGCAATGTTCACCGCAGCCTACCTGTACGTGCACATCCGCAAGGGCCTTGGCCTACCTCTCAAATCAGATATCGCTCAGGAGGCCGCACAATGA